From one Thalassobaculum sp. OXR-137 genomic stretch:
- a CDS encoding SDR family oxidoreductase: MAGRLSGKTALITAAGQGIGRACAEAFAREGASVVATDINDKTLAELGAIAGITPRKLDVLNPDAVKAAAQEVGAVDVLFNCAGFVHHGTILDCDEDAFDFSVNLNVRAMYRMIRAFLPAMLENGGGSVINMASVSGNLKGIPNRFIYGTTKAAVIGLTKSIAADFIRQGIRCNAICPGTVQSPSLDDRINAFDDPVQARKDFIARQPLGRLGTAEEIAAMAVYLAADESAYTTGQAMIVDGGITI; encoded by the coding sequence ATGGCAGGCCGGCTCAGCGGCAAGACCGCGCTCATCACCGCGGCGGGACAGGGGATCGGGCGCGCCTGCGCGGAGGCCTTCGCGCGCGAAGGGGCCTCGGTCGTCGCCACCGACATCAACGACAAGACCCTGGCCGAACTCGGCGCCATCGCAGGCATCACGCCGCGCAAGCTGGACGTGCTGAACCCCGATGCGGTCAAGGCCGCGGCCCAGGAGGTCGGCGCCGTCGACGTGCTGTTCAACTGCGCCGGCTTCGTCCATCACGGCACGATCCTGGACTGCGACGAGGACGCGTTCGACTTCTCGGTGAACCTGAACGTGCGGGCCATGTACCGCATGATCCGCGCCTTCCTGCCGGCGATGCTGGAGAACGGCGGCGGCTCGGTGATCAACATGGCCTCGGTCTCTGGCAACCTGAAGGGCATCCCGAACCGCTTCATCTACGGCACGACCAAGGCCGCCGTGATCGGCCTCACCAAGTCTATCGCCGCCGATTTCATCCGCCAGGGGATCCGCTGCAACGCGATCTGCCCCGGCACGGTCCAGTCGCCCTCCCTGGACGACCGGATCAACGCCTTCGACGACCCGGTCCAGGCGCGCAAGGACTTCATCGCCCGCCAGCCGCTCGGCCGGCTGGGCACGGCCGAGGAGATCGCCGCCATGGCGGTGTATCTCGCCGCCGACGAAAGCGCCTACACCACGGGTCAGGCCATGATCGTAGACGGAGGGATCACGATCTGA
- a CDS encoding IS110 family transposase, with protein MDQVIVGIDVSKSRLDVHILLGAQGPGECEAVPRDGAGIAALAERLGALGATLVGVEATGGFETVVAAGLAGAGLPVVVVNPRQIRAFAQALGRRAKTDPIDAEMIARFLAATRPEPRALPDASGRLLADLVARRRQIVSMIAAERQRQSRLTEPRVRRSILRLITALEKELNEVDREIDDQVRGSPVWQAQEDLLRSVPGIGPATARTLLADLPELGRLDRRQIASLAGLAPWTRQSGTWRGKAFIGGGRASVRTALFVAAMVGARYNPTLKAFHARLIAAGKPKMVALIAVARKLLTILNAIVRDQKPWQVA; from the coding sequence TCCTGCTCGGCGCGCAAGGGCCGGGCGAATGTGAGGCGGTGCCGCGTGACGGCGCTGGGATTGCAGCGTTGGCCGAGCGTCTTGGAGCGCTGGGAGCAACGCTGGTGGGGGTCGAGGCGACGGGCGGCTTCGAGACGGTGGTGGCGGCGGGTCTGGCCGGGGCGGGCTTGCCGGTCGTCGTGGTCAATCCGCGCCAGATCCGGGCCTTCGCCCAGGCGCTGGGACGTCGGGCGAAGACCGATCCGATCGATGCGGAGATGATCGCCCGGTTCCTGGCGGCGACCCGGCCTGAGCCGCGCGCATTGCCCGATGCGTCCGGCCGCCTGCTGGCCGATCTGGTGGCCCGGCGACGGCAGATCGTGTCGATGATCGCCGCCGAGCGCCAGCGTCAGAGCCGCCTCACGGAACCGCGGGTGCGGCGCTCGATCCTGCGTCTGATCACGGCCCTGGAGAAGGAACTGAACGAGGTCGACCGCGAGATCGACGACCAGGTCCGCGGCTCGCCGGTCTGGCAGGCACAGGAGGATCTGCTGCGCAGCGTGCCCGGCATCGGTCCGGCCACCGCCCGCACCCTGCTCGCCGATCTGCCCGAACTCGGCCGACTGGACCGGCGCCAGATCGCCTCCCTGGCGGGGCTGGCACCGTGGACGCGCCAATCGGGAACTTGGCGCGGCAAAGCCTTCATCGGCGGCGGACGCGCGAGCGTACGCACCGCCCTGTTCGTCGCAGCCATGGTCGGCGCGCGCTACAACCCTACCCTCAAGGCCTTCCACGCCAGACTGATCGCTGCAGGAAAGCCCAAGATGGTCGCCCTCATCGCCGTCGCCAGAAAGCTGCTTACCATCCTCAACGCCATCGTCAGAGATCAAAAGCCATGGCAAGTCGCTTGA
- a CDS encoding threonine/serine dehydratase encodes MTVTLDTIRAAQARIAGHVRATPVLEPVGLLNPVTEGRLVLKLDFLQPTGSFKVRGAVNTLKSLSAEDVSRGLITASGGNHGLAVAYAAWMGGVKAVVYLPSSAPSSKADALRRWGAEVVIEGTVFDEAAVAAMARAEADGMTWVHPFAPESVINGQGTLGLEILDQVPDLDTLVVAIGGGGLISGVATAVKAARPQVKVIGVEPVGAPTHYESRKAGGLVTLDAISTAAGTLAPRRSEQVNYDLISANVDDIVLVDDAAMVAAARWLWAECAIGAELAGAAGLAALQSGAVTAAKGETVCTIVCGAGTDGMG; translated from the coding sequence ATGACGGTGACACTCGACACCATCCGCGCCGCCCAGGCCCGGATCGCCGGCCATGTGCGCGCCACCCCGGTCCTGGAGCCGGTGGGGCTGCTCAATCCGGTGACCGAGGGACGGCTCGTCCTCAAGCTCGATTTCCTGCAGCCGACCGGCTCCTTCAAGGTCCGCGGGGCGGTGAATACGCTGAAGTCGCTGAGTGCGGAGGACGTGTCGCGCGGGCTGATCACCGCGTCGGGCGGCAACCACGGTCTCGCCGTGGCCTATGCCGCCTGGATGGGCGGGGTGAAGGCGGTGGTCTATCTGCCCAGCTCCGCGCCGTCCTCCAAGGCAGACGCCCTGCGCCGCTGGGGCGCGGAGGTGGTGATCGAGGGGACCGTCTTCGACGAGGCCGCGGTCGCCGCCATGGCGCGGGCCGAGGCCGATGGCATGACCTGGGTCCATCCCTTCGCGCCGGAGAGCGTGATCAACGGCCAGGGCACCCTGGGGCTGGAGATCCTCGACCAGGTACCGGATCTGGACACACTGGTGGTCGCCATCGGCGGCGGCGGGCTGATTTCCGGCGTGGCGACCGCGGTCAAGGCGGCCCGGCCGCAGGTGAAGGTGATCGGGGTCGAGCCGGTGGGGGCGCCGACCCACTACGAGAGCCGCAAGGCGGGCGGGCTGGTCACCCTGGACGCGATTTCGACGGCGGCGGGCACCCTGGCGCCGCGCCGCAGCGAGCAGGTGAACTACGACCTGATCTCGGCAAACGTAGACGACATCGTCCTGGTGGACGACGCGGCGATGGTCGCGGCCGCCCGGTGGCTCTGGGCCGAATGCGCCATCGGGGCGGAGCTCGCGGGCGCGGCGGGCCTGGCGGCACTGCAGTCCGGCGCGGTCACGGCGGCGAAGGGCGAGACGGTCTGCACCATCGTCTGCGGCGCCGGCACCGACGGGATGGGGTGA
- the dgcN gene encoding N-acetyltransferase DgcN, which yields MSRFEIQNPYLLFLGDAPDQLAAKTANGVKVWRPDWCVGQFRFPACKADLGLPDMTIEEAAAAGVKTVILGVANRGGFIPESWIIELVKALNLGMDIASGLHTRITTIPALKEAAEKNGRKLFDVRHPTRDYPVASGVPRKGKRLLTVGTDVSVGKMFTTLAIEKEMRARGMNADFRATGQTGIFIAGSGLSVDAVIADFISGSIEWLAPENSEDHWDLIEGQGSLYNVSYSGVTLGLIHGAQSDALVMCHEIGRPHMRGLPDYEVPAIPTAMDTILHMAKMVNSDVKFVGVSLNTSNVSAAEAEAFKKKTAEETGLPVVDPIKDGVAPIVDNIVASY from the coding sequence ATGTCGCGTTTCGAGATTCAGAACCCGTATCTGCTGTTCCTGGGCGACGCCCCCGACCAGCTCGCCGCCAAGACCGCGAACGGCGTGAAGGTGTGGCGTCCGGACTGGTGCGTCGGCCAGTTCCGCTTCCCCGCCTGCAAGGCCGATCTCGGCCTGCCCGACATGACCATCGAGGAAGCGGCCGCCGCCGGCGTGAAGACCGTGATCCTGGGCGTCGCCAACCGCGGCGGCTTCATCCCGGAGAGCTGGATCATCGAGCTCGTCAAGGCGCTGAACCTGGGCATGGACATCGCCTCGGGCCTGCACACCCGGATCACCACGATCCCGGCCCTGAAGGAAGCCGCCGAGAAGAACGGCCGCAAGCTGTTCGACGTGCGCCACCCGACCCGCGACTATCCGGTCGCCAGCGGCGTGCCGCGCAAGGGCAAGCGCCTGCTGACCGTCGGCACCGACGTCTCCGTCGGCAAGATGTTCACCACGCTCGCCATCGAGAAGGAAATGCGCGCCCGCGGCATGAACGCCGACTTCCGCGCCACCGGCCAGACCGGCATCTTCATCGCCGGCTCGGGCCTGTCTGTCGACGCGGTGATTGCCGACTTCATCTCCGGCTCCATCGAGTGGCTGGCGCCTGAGAACAGCGAGGACCACTGGGACCTGATCGAGGGTCAGGGCTCGCTGTACAACGTGTCCTATTCCGGCGTGACCCTGGGCCTGATCCACGGCGCCCAGTCCGACGCCCTTGTGATGTGCCACGAGATCGGCCGCCCGCACATGCGCGGCCTGCCGGACTACGAGGTCCCGGCCATCCCGACGGCGATGGACACCATCCTGCACATGGCCAAGATGGTGAACTCGGACGTCAAGTTCGTCGGCGTGTCCCTGAACACCTCCAACGTGTCGGCCGCCGAGGCCGAGGCCTTCAAGAAGAAGACCGCCGAGGAGACCGGCCTGCCCGTCGTCGATCCGATCAAGGACGGCGTGGCGCCGATCGTCGACAACATCGTCGCCAGCTACTGA